The genomic segment TTAGATTTTGTTTATTAGCAGGAATAAAAACCTTAAGTGtgggtttatttaaaaaatatgaataataaatCGGCCCACTAAAGATCATAAATATGATACACTATTATTTAACAAATGCCTTTTTTCTATTTAGGGTAAACTGGTCCATAGTGggacgttttttttttcaaaagtatATAGCACCGTGACTAAGCATTTATAAATTATAGTAAGGGTACCTATGCATAGGTATGGCTGTAAGGAAGCAAACtaataataatttcaagtaatcctttatttataataaattttattcaacATGTTCCACTATGGACCACTCGTATCACTATGAACCACTATACGGTCCATTGTGGGAATCATAGACGCAGCAGCGTCTATTCATTCCTAGAAGCAGCTTTGACATGTGGCCTAATTTGCTGAGGGGTTATTATATTGGATGGGCCATTAATTGGTCTGACATGTCGTGGTTCTTTTACATCCTAAACATCTACATCCTGAACATCTTCCACATCCTAAACACTTTCGTTAGCCTTATATTCGTtaccatttttattttcattttcttcgggcCTCTCTGTAACATAAGACATACAATCACTCTCTGAAAAAATTTGGAAATTCAGGGGTGCTATGCCTGTTTTTTTAAATCCGTTGAGAATGTTAACAGGAGAGAATGCTTTACGGTAGGCGGTACCAACAACATTACAAACATCATAAATGCTCATAGGTATGGCAGGATGATTTAGCATCCAGTCATCAACTCCTTGGTTATAATAGCTTTTAAATGAAAAGAAGCAGCTCACGTCGAGCGGTTGTAATTTATGACTGCAATGGGGCGGCAATATCAATAAAATAATCCCATTATCTTTACACAGATTTAGCACATGAACATCGTAACGGCTTTCATGGTTTTCAAGAATTAATAGAACTGGGAATTCTTTACGGCATTGCACGTGTTTGATAAAGTGCTCTATATACTTCAAAAAATTATCTCCCGTCATCCAACCAGAGGGAAAGGCTGCACCGGCTGATCCTAGAGGAGCCCCAGTAAGCATGAAAGGCTTAAATATTTTCCTCAGGAATACAAAGAATGGAGGCACAAAAGTTCCATTAGCGCATATTGCAGTGCACATTGGTATTATGGTGCCTCTTTCAGCGCTTGTCACTTTTccaatttgtttttgtttaatgctaGCAAGTACCTTCCCGGGTTAATGCACATTGGTGACACCAGTCTAATCACAATTATATGTCTGGTTCGACTGGATATTATGTTTCGTTATCACATTTCTCAAGTTTGTGAAAACTGTAGCCACATTATACTTGTTGAAGCTGGTGGCCCTGCCAAGGCTAGTTGCTTCTGGTTTTCGAAGCGATAACATAGGGTATCGTTTTTTTCTCGTGCAAGTTCGAGGCACCGTTTTATTGTTAGTAATGGCATACTTATAAGCCAATTCACGAGTATGTATTTTTGTTAAGCCGTAGCACATTTTACAAGCTTGACTTATATACTTGCACAATAGCTGTTCCTCTCTActtgtaaatattgttttgaaaccATGGGTTCGTCCATATTCAAAATCATTTGTGCTGTCTGCATTAGCTGTATTAGCTAATTTGAACTTCTTCACTTTGCGCTGTAGAGCCAACTTGCTTACACCATGCTTTTTGGACGCACTCATCAATAACATTCGATTTTTTTACATCTAGTGCAGAATGCACAGACCTTGCATACAGAATGCATATACTTCAAGATTCTGTATACTTTTTTCGAAAACTGCTCACAGTTGGGATCTTGGATGTTTCGGCATATTCAATTCTGCAAAGAATGAAAATGTTAACATGTTTTAGTATATTTCAGCATAGACCGCATTATGTTATCATATCCCAGTATGAACCGCTTTTTTATTCCCACTATGGACCATGGCGCATCAAAATACAAATGACCAAAAATTTTATCAAAGTGGTAGAGCTAGGTTTAAACAGAATAAGATGATATTGAGTTTATGTATGTTTTAGATATATAcggggtggtccttaagtaattgtacaaacagaaaccgtagattctgcactttaaaatattacgatttaagccaacttctttaataaaatgttaatattaagaaagatacagggtgttaaagtggaaatgtaaaattttatttttcgctatatcttttatgtttgtaaatgtttttggacaaaaatttacagttaaacgcttttaagtaggataaattaaaattttatacttactttactgtaactaatagagggcgccacatatgccacatgtgtggcataaatttgcgcttaacttttttgctctttaagttagctctacttatcttaaaaaatatcaaagatacattatttttacaaagaaaaggtatacttgttagtagcCTTAAAATgttcttataataaaaaatacttattattaacTACGTAAATTGTTCAcctatttttattaggacaaatagaaactagagcacaggtattgaataacacatatgtgtcctgtttcataatacttttgctacaaatctaacctgaaagacccagcatttttacaaaaacatcattgttgtcctaataaccgatattgttataaatatagtatacacgtaggcaatttagttcagcctAATATTAGTTTGTtggtaaatcataatagtccatttgttcgagatgtaattatagttactcgtaagctgtaacgtaatcatataaataagtaatgtcatcgataggttattccgtgtgtatataagtaaccaatgaacaagatacatcacagtttaatacattatttaacttctgccacaaataagatgtagttccataatataccataagatttggatatgtatccaaaataatatattcatccattatacattatagccaccacgtagccccgaatttaatcggcttgattttggtgtatggagcGCATTAAAAACAACAtgtctataagaatgccataaacattcgcaaccaactacgggaagaaataaatactgcagcagtttctttagaaccaatgatgctatttaatatgagacgatcttttatggaatatattgacaaatgaattaaagaaaatggaggacatatcgaacacttactttagcaaaaagttatgttatttagtttaactatttcttaatttcgtttgtaaacaaaatgttttgattatgactttaatttaacataaaacgtaaaatgtttggtgtaaaatcctattattctgttattttgtcaaattctattattaattatcctgctgatatatttattttatttaatatttcgttaactattaactttagttaaaggtattttataccaaaattcagaagtattaatgtttttgtctattttttcttctttgcctggagtaattgccttagatcagaattatgcagctgatttttacaatgcgattatctcaaaatctgttaagttttaaagttataaacaagtataccttttttttgttaaaataatgtatctttaatattttttatcccaaatacaggtaacttaaagagcaaaaaagttaagtg from the Diabrotica undecimpunctata isolate CICGRU chromosome 1, icDiaUnde3, whole genome shotgun sequence genome contains:
- the LOC140439654 gene encoding uncharacterized protein, which produces MCTAICANGTFVPPFFVFLRKIFKPFMLTGAPLGSAGAAFPSGWMTGDNFLKYIEHFIKHVQCRKEFPVLLILENHESRYDVHVLNLCKDNGIILLILPPHCSHKLQPLDVSCFFSFKSYYNQGVDDWMLNHPAIPMSIYDVCNVVGTAYRKAFSPVNILNGFKKTGIAPLNFQIFSESDCMSYVTERPEENENKNGNEYKANESV